The nucleotide sequence TCTCCAATAAGTGGTATGTCAAGGTTGAATAAAACGGACATGCCTGTAAAATAGATGAGATAACCTATAGGAACAGACATATATAAAATAAATTGTACTTTCTTATTTAGAGGTCTATTACCAAGGAGGAGTGTTGGGAGAAGTGCTATGGCGGATATATGGAATACAGCTCCTAAAAGAATGCAAAGTGTTGCTTTTTTCTTTTTTCGTTCTGCTGTATATAAAACTGAAATAAGAAAAAATCCAGAAGCTACTCCAGCTCTAATTTGTGTAAGTTCATGAAGTTCATAGAAATAACACATATAAATAGCAAACATTAGTATATAATGATTGGAATATTTCTTAAAAGCAATCATCTTTAATGATACTCCCATCATCGCATATACTAAGAATATAGCATGTGGCGAATCTGTTATATTATTCAATAATGTTGCGATTAAAGTAAATGAATATTCTATATGGTCTGCAACATTAGAATTAGAAGGATTCTGATATAGTATTGCATAATTAAGTGAGTCTGGATCTATACCAATCTCACGAAAAGCAGCTATAAGAATCAACATTACTCCTAAAAAAATAAATATAGGGAGTTGTGCACGCTTCATATATTTTTCTATAAAACATGCAAATAATGTAGATGTAAAGATTACTGCAAGTATAGCTCCCATTATCGTTGCCTGATGATATATTTATTTATAAACTGTCGTTCTTCGTGTGAAGAGTTAATGAAATATGCTAATAGCATTGTTAGCGTTATTGATGTGATACAGACAATAGGAAGTCTTAATATTACATTATGTATATGTAAATGAAAACTTGAGATGCAAGCGTAAGTTACAGAAAAAGTTAAGACAGCTGGAAGAAAATCCTTTAGAACGTAATTAGATAAATTGAATTCTTTATAAATACTTTTTAAAACTATTAAACGTGCAATATGTGCTATAAAACATATCCCAATCATTATGTAAAATAAGTATGTAGCAGGAAATCCCATATTAAATAATACCCATGAGAGAGGAAGGCATAATATGGTCAAAGACTCTACAATTATAGAGTAAAGTCTTACTTTTCCTGTCGCCTGGATAATAATGGTAATAGGATTATGTATAGTGAAAATGATTTCATAAATGATATATAGTTGTGTGAATATTACCATATCCTCCGTTATATCACCTAACCATAAACTTAAGATTGACTTTGTTTCTAATAACAATGGAACCGTAATACAAATAAGTAAATTTAGTAAGATCCTATTGTTAATAGAAAAAAGCTTCTCTAAATAGTTGTAATTCTCTCCTGAGTAAGCTTTTATCATTGCAGGACGAAAGGCAAAAACAATACTATTACTGAGTGTACTTAGCGCATTGAACACTTGATTCCCAATGTTAAAGGCTGCATTAATGATAGGACCGAAGAATATATTTAGTAAGATAGTACTTCCTTGTGTCATACAAACTCCTGCAACAGACCCATAAAATGTCCAACCAGAGAAAGAAATTAATTCCTTCAATGTCTCTTTTGATGTAACTTTTATGTAGTTACATTCTTTATACTTATGTTTAGCAATGATAATATAAGCAATTAAATCAAACAGAGCTATAACAGCGAAACCTATTCCATAAAATATAAGATTGTTAATAGGGGTGTTCTTTATATTAACAGCGACTATAAGTTTGCATATACAATCCAGAATTGAAATCAAAGCATAAATCTCCATATCCTCATGCGCAAATACTGCTCCCATATAAGGAATCTGTAGAATGCTAAAGATAAATGATATAAGAGATAATATTAGTAACCATTGTGCAGCAGATTGTCTACTAGGAGGAATGTTTAATTGTGTGTTGACAAACCATGGACCTAAAGTGATAAATATAATGAGAAGTATAATTGATAAAATAATAACCAAGTTGAAACTTGTCGAGAAAATCTCTCTTAATCTTTCGTGTTGTCCTTTACCCATTGCGAATGAATAAAATCGTTGGGTTGAAAGCGCTAATACACTACTAACACATGTGCTTGCAGTTACAATACCTGCGACTGCGTTTAAGACAC is from Prevotella melaninogenica and encodes:
- a CDS encoding EpsG family protein; this translates as MGAILAVIFTSTLFACFIEKYMKRAQLPIFIFLGVMLILIAAFREIGIDPDSLNYAILYQNPSNSNVADHIEYSFTLIATLLNNITDSPHAIFLVYAMMGVSLKMIAFKKYSNHYILMFAIYMCYFYELHELTQIRAGVASGFFLISVLYTAERKKKKATLCILLGAVFHISAIALLPTLLLGNRPLNKKVQFILYMSVPIGYLIYFTGMSVLFNLDIPLIGDKLSIYQEATEKGIAIVEMELFNPVYLLNVIIFYFLLIFHETITQKIKYSPLLLKVYATGLVIYPALGFLPVLSLRLSELYYIVNIYMIGSLYYTIKPRWAGLIIITIICISFYAFGLPHIGLKNLVKI
- a CDS encoding oligosaccharide flippase family protein, whose amino-acid sequence is MFSFFSNKNTVKNEKNGVTTITSNTFVLFLRMLFMTVVSLYTVRCVLNGLGVVDYGVLNAVAGIVTASTCVSSVLALSTQRFYSFAMGKGQHERLREIFSTSFNLVIILSIILLIIFITLGPWFVNTQLNIPPSRQSAAQWLLILSLISFIFSILQIPYMGAVFAHEDMEIYALISILDCICKLIVAVNIKNTPINNLIFYGIGFAVIALFDLIAYIIIAKHKYKECNYIKVTSKETLKELISFSGWTFYGSVAGVCMTQGSTILLNIFFGPIINAAFNIGNQVFNALSTLSNSIVFAFRPAMIKAYSGENYNYLEKLFSINNRILLNLLICITVPLLLETKSILSLWLGDITEDMVIFTQLYIIYEIIFTIHNPITIIIQATGKVRLYSIIVESLTILCLPLSWVLFNMGFPATYLFYIMIGICFIAHIARLIVLKSIYKEFNLSNYVLKDFLPAVLTFSVTYACISSFHLHIHNVILRLPIVCITSITLTMLLAYFINSSHEERQFINKYIIRQR